From a region of the Pongo pygmaeus isolate AG05252 chromosome 5, NHGRI_mPonPyg2-v2.0_pri, whole genome shotgun sequence genome:
- the NEDD9 gene encoding enhancer of filamentation 1 isoform X2, translating to MWTRNLMARALYDNVPECAEELAFRKGDILTVIEQNTGGLEGWWLCSLHGRQGIVPGNRVKLLIGPMQETASSHDQPASGLMQQTFGQQKLYQVPNPQAAPRDTIYQVPPSYQNQGIYQVPTGHGTQEQEVYQVPPSVQRSIGGTSGPHVGKKVITPVRTGHGYVYEYPSRYQKDVYDIPPSHTTQGVYDIPPSSAKGPVFSVPVGEIKPQGVYDIPPTKGVYAIPPSACRDEAGLREKDYDFPPPMRQAGRLDLRPEGVYDIPPTSTKPAGKDLHVKYNCDIPGAAEPVARRHQSLSPNHPPPQLGQSVGSQNDAYDVPRGVQFLEPPAETSEKANPQERDGVYDVPLHNPPDAKGSRDLVDGINRLSFSSTGSTRSNMSTSSTSSKESSLSASPAQDKRLLLDPDTAIERLQRLQQALEMGVSSLMALVTTDWRCYGYMERHINEIRTAVDKVELFLKEYLHFVKGAVANAACLPELVLHNKMKRELQRVEDSHQILSQTSHDLNECSWSLNILAINKPQNKCDDLDRFVMVAKTVPDDAKQLTTTINTNAEALFRPGPGSLHLKNGPESIMNSTEYPHGGSQGQLLHPGDHKAQAHNKTLPPGLSKEQAPDCSSSDGSERSWMDDYDYVHLQGKEEFERQQKELLEKENIMKQNKMQLEHHQLSQFQLLEQEITKPVENDISKWKPSQSLPTTNSGVSAQDRQLLCFYYDQCETHFISLLNAIDALFSCVSSAQPPRIFVAHSKFVILSAHKLVFIGDTLTRQVTAQDIRNKVMNSSNQLCEQLKTIVTATKMAALHYPSTTALQEMVHQVTDLSRNAQLFKRSLLEMATF from the exons aaTCTTATGGCAAGGGCCTTATATGACAATGTCCCAGAGTGTGCTGAGGAACTGGCCTTTCGCAAGGGAGACATCCTGACCGTCATAGAGCAGAACACAGGGGGACTGGAAGGATGGTGGCTGTGCTCCTTACACGGTCGGCAAGGCATTGTCCCAGGCAACCGGGTGAAGCTTCTGATTGGTCCAATGCAGGAGACTGCCTCCAGTCACGACCAGCCTGCCTCTGGACTGATGCAGCAGACCTTTGGCCAACAGAAGCTCTATCAAGTGCCAAACCCACAGGCTGCTCCCCGAGACACCATCTACCAAGTGCCACCTTCCTACCAAAATCAGGGAATTTACCAAGTCCCCACTGGCCACGGCACCCAAGAACAAGAGGTATATCAGGTGCCACCATCAGTGCAGAGAAGCATTGGGGGAACTAGTGGGCCCCACGTGGGTAAAAAG GTGATAACCCCCGTGAGGACAGGCCATGGCTACGTATACGAGTACCCATCCAGATACCAAAAGGACGTCTACGATATCCCTCCTTCTCATACCACTCAAGGG GTATACGACATCCCTCCCTCATCAGCAAAAGGCCCTGTGTTTTCAGTTCCAGTGGGAGAGATAAAACCTCAAGGGGTGTATGACATCCCACCTACAAAAGGG GTATATGCCATTCCACCCTCTGCTTGCCGGGATGAAGCAGGGCTTAGGGAAAAAGACTATGACTTCCCCCCTCCCATGAGACAAGCTGGAAGGCTGGACCTCAGACCGGAGGGGGTTTATGACATTCCCCCAACCAGCACCAAGCCAGCAGGGAAGGACCTTCATGTAAAATACAACTGTGACATTCCAGGAGCTGCAGAACCGGTGGCTCGAAGGCACCAGAGCCTGTCCCCAAATCACCCACCCCCGCAACTCGGACAGTCAGTGGGCTCTCAGAATGACGCATATGATGTCCCCCGAGGCGTTCAGTTTCTTGAGCCACCAGCAGAAACCAGTGAGAAAGCAAACCCCCAAGAAAGGGACGGTGTTTATGATGTCCCTCTGCATAACCCACCGGATGCTAAAGGCTCTCGGGACTTGGTGGATGGGATCAACCGATTGTCTTTCTCTAGTACAGGCAGCACCCGGAGTAACATGTCTACGTCTTCCACCTCCTCCAAGGAGTCCTCACTGTCAGCCTCCCCAGCTCAGGACAAAAGGCTCTTACTGGATCCAGACACAGCTATTGAGAGACTTCAGCGGCTCCAGCAGGCCCTTGAGATGGGTGTCTCCAGCCTAATGGCACTGGTCACCACAGACTGGCGGTGTTATGGATATATGGAAAGACACATCAATGAGATACGCACGGCGGTGGACAAGGTGGAGCTGTTCCTGAAGGAGTACCTCCACTTTGTCAAGGGAGCTGTTGCAAATGCTGCCTGCCTCCCGGAACTCGTCCTCCACAACAAGATGAAGCGGGAGCTGCAACGAGTCGAAGACTCCCACCAGATCCTGAGTCAAACCAGCCACGACTTAAATGAGTGCAGCTGGTCCCTGAATATCTTGGCCATCAACAAGCCCCAGAACAAGTGTGACGATCTGGACCGGTTTGTGATGGTAGCAAAGACTGTGCCCGATGACGCCAAGCAGCTCACCACAACCATCAACACCAACGCAGAGGCCCTCTTCAGACCCGGCCCTGGCAGCTTGCATCTGAAGAACGGGCCGGAGAGCATCATGAACTCAACAGAGTACCCACACGGTGGCTCCCAGGGGCAGCTGCTACATCCTGGTGACCACAAGGCCCAGGCCCACAACAAGACACTGCCCCCAGGCCTGAGCAAGGAGCAGGCCCCTGACTGTAGCAGCAGTGATGGTTCTGAGAGGAGCTGGATGGATGACTACGATTATGTCCATCTACAG GGTAAGGAGGAGTTTGAGAGGCAACAGAAAGAGCTATTGGAAAAAGAGAATATCATGAAACAGAACAAGATGCAGCTGGAACATCATCAG CTGAGCCAGTTCCAGCTGTTGGAACAAGAGATTACAAAGCCAGTGGAGAATGACATCTCGAAGTGGAAGCCCTCTCAGAGCCTACCCACCACAAACAGCGGCGTGAGTGCGCAGGATCGGCAGTTGCTTTGCTTCTACTATGACCAATGTGAGACCCATTTCATTTCCCTTCTCAACGCCATTGACGCACTCTTCAGTTGtgtcagctcagcccagcccccGCGAATCTTCGTGGCACACAGCAAGTTTGTCATCCTCAGTGCACACAAACTGGTGTTCATTGGAGACACGCTGACACGGCAGGTGACTGCCCAGGACATTCGTAACAAAGTGATGAACTCCAGCAACCAGCTCTGCGAGCAGCTCAAGACTATAGTCACGGCGACCAAGATGGCCGCCCTCCATTACCCCAGCACCACGGCCCTGCAGGAAATGGTGCACCAAGTGACAGACCTTTCTAGAAATGCCCAGCTGTTCAAGCGCTCTTTGCTGGAGATGGCAACgttctga
- the NEDD9 gene encoding enhancer of filamentation 1 isoform X1, with product MKYKNLMARALYDNVPECAEELAFRKGDILTVIEQNTGGLEGWWLCSLHGRQGIVPGNRVKLLIGPMQETASSHDQPASGLMQQTFGQQKLYQVPNPQAAPRDTIYQVPPSYQNQGIYQVPTGHGTQEQEVYQVPPSVQRSIGGTSGPHVGKKVITPVRTGHGYVYEYPSRYQKDVYDIPPSHTTQGVYDIPPSSAKGPVFSVPVGEIKPQGVYDIPPTKGVYAIPPSACRDEAGLREKDYDFPPPMRQAGRLDLRPEGVYDIPPTSTKPAGKDLHVKYNCDIPGAAEPVARRHQSLSPNHPPPQLGQSVGSQNDAYDVPRGVQFLEPPAETSEKANPQERDGVYDVPLHNPPDAKGSRDLVDGINRLSFSSTGSTRSNMSTSSTSSKESSLSASPAQDKRLLLDPDTAIERLQRLQQALEMGVSSLMALVTTDWRCYGYMERHINEIRTAVDKVELFLKEYLHFVKGAVANAACLPELVLHNKMKRELQRVEDSHQILSQTSHDLNECSWSLNILAINKPQNKCDDLDRFVMVAKTVPDDAKQLTTTINTNAEALFRPGPGSLHLKNGPESIMNSTEYPHGGSQGQLLHPGDHKAQAHNKTLPPGLSKEQAPDCSSSDGSERSWMDDYDYVHLQGKEEFERQQKELLEKENIMKQNKMQLEHHQLSQFQLLEQEITKPVENDISKWKPSQSLPTTNSGVSAQDRQLLCFYYDQCETHFISLLNAIDALFSCVSSAQPPRIFVAHSKFVILSAHKLVFIGDTLTRQVTAQDIRNKVMNSSNQLCEQLKTIVTATKMAALHYPSTTALQEMVHQVTDLSRNAQLFKRSLLEMATF from the exons aaTCTTATGGCAAGGGCCTTATATGACAATGTCCCAGAGTGTGCTGAGGAACTGGCCTTTCGCAAGGGAGACATCCTGACCGTCATAGAGCAGAACACAGGGGGACTGGAAGGATGGTGGCTGTGCTCCTTACACGGTCGGCAAGGCATTGTCCCAGGCAACCGGGTGAAGCTTCTGATTGGTCCAATGCAGGAGACTGCCTCCAGTCACGACCAGCCTGCCTCTGGACTGATGCAGCAGACCTTTGGCCAACAGAAGCTCTATCAAGTGCCAAACCCACAGGCTGCTCCCCGAGACACCATCTACCAAGTGCCACCTTCCTACCAAAATCAGGGAATTTACCAAGTCCCCACTGGCCACGGCACCCAAGAACAAGAGGTATATCAGGTGCCACCATCAGTGCAGAGAAGCATTGGGGGAACTAGTGGGCCCCACGTGGGTAAAAAG GTGATAACCCCCGTGAGGACAGGCCATGGCTACGTATACGAGTACCCATCCAGATACCAAAAGGACGTCTACGATATCCCTCCTTCTCATACCACTCAAGGG GTATACGACATCCCTCCCTCATCAGCAAAAGGCCCTGTGTTTTCAGTTCCAGTGGGAGAGATAAAACCTCAAGGGGTGTATGACATCCCACCTACAAAAGGG GTATATGCCATTCCACCCTCTGCTTGCCGGGATGAAGCAGGGCTTAGGGAAAAAGACTATGACTTCCCCCCTCCCATGAGACAAGCTGGAAGGCTGGACCTCAGACCGGAGGGGGTTTATGACATTCCCCCAACCAGCACCAAGCCAGCAGGGAAGGACCTTCATGTAAAATACAACTGTGACATTCCAGGAGCTGCAGAACCGGTGGCTCGAAGGCACCAGAGCCTGTCCCCAAATCACCCACCCCCGCAACTCGGACAGTCAGTGGGCTCTCAGAATGACGCATATGATGTCCCCCGAGGCGTTCAGTTTCTTGAGCCACCAGCAGAAACCAGTGAGAAAGCAAACCCCCAAGAAAGGGACGGTGTTTATGATGTCCCTCTGCATAACCCACCGGATGCTAAAGGCTCTCGGGACTTGGTGGATGGGATCAACCGATTGTCTTTCTCTAGTACAGGCAGCACCCGGAGTAACATGTCTACGTCTTCCACCTCCTCCAAGGAGTCCTCACTGTCAGCCTCCCCAGCTCAGGACAAAAGGCTCTTACTGGATCCAGACACAGCTATTGAGAGACTTCAGCGGCTCCAGCAGGCCCTTGAGATGGGTGTCTCCAGCCTAATGGCACTGGTCACCACAGACTGGCGGTGTTATGGATATATGGAAAGACACATCAATGAGATACGCACGGCGGTGGACAAGGTGGAGCTGTTCCTGAAGGAGTACCTCCACTTTGTCAAGGGAGCTGTTGCAAATGCTGCCTGCCTCCCGGAACTCGTCCTCCACAACAAGATGAAGCGGGAGCTGCAACGAGTCGAAGACTCCCACCAGATCCTGAGTCAAACCAGCCACGACTTAAATGAGTGCAGCTGGTCCCTGAATATCTTGGCCATCAACAAGCCCCAGAACAAGTGTGACGATCTGGACCGGTTTGTGATGGTAGCAAAGACTGTGCCCGATGACGCCAAGCAGCTCACCACAACCATCAACACCAACGCAGAGGCCCTCTTCAGACCCGGCCCTGGCAGCTTGCATCTGAAGAACGGGCCGGAGAGCATCATGAACTCAACAGAGTACCCACACGGTGGCTCCCAGGGGCAGCTGCTACATCCTGGTGACCACAAGGCCCAGGCCCACAACAAGACACTGCCCCCAGGCCTGAGCAAGGAGCAGGCCCCTGACTGTAGCAGCAGTGATGGTTCTGAGAGGAGCTGGATGGATGACTACGATTATGTCCATCTACAG GGTAAGGAGGAGTTTGAGAGGCAACAGAAAGAGCTATTGGAAAAAGAGAATATCATGAAACAGAACAAGATGCAGCTGGAACATCATCAG CTGAGCCAGTTCCAGCTGTTGGAACAAGAGATTACAAAGCCAGTGGAGAATGACATCTCGAAGTGGAAGCCCTCTCAGAGCCTACCCACCACAAACAGCGGCGTGAGTGCGCAGGATCGGCAGTTGCTTTGCTTCTACTATGACCAATGTGAGACCCATTTCATTTCCCTTCTCAACGCCATTGACGCACTCTTCAGTTGtgtcagctcagcccagcccccGCGAATCTTCGTGGCACACAGCAAGTTTGTCATCCTCAGTGCACACAAACTGGTGTTCATTGGAGACACGCTGACACGGCAGGTGACTGCCCAGGACATTCGTAACAAAGTGATGAACTCCAGCAACCAGCTCTGCGAGCAGCTCAAGACTATAGTCACGGCGACCAAGATGGCCGCCCTCCATTACCCCAGCACCACGGCCCTGCAGGAAATGGTGCACCAAGTGACAGACCTTTCTAGAAATGCCCAGCTGTTCAAGCGCTCTTTGCTGGAGATGGCAACgttctga